In Oryzias melastigma strain HK-1 linkage group LG14, ASM292280v2, whole genome shotgun sequence, the DNA window TAATTCTTATAGCTGTGATGTTTTCTGCTTTCATGTTGTGCTTTGAGACAATCTCCTTTGGTGCTTtaccaaaaatatcaaaaaaattcaattaaataaatccatatttttagtAACTGACCTGAACTTTGAGATCGGCAAGCTGCGATAGGAGGTCCTGGAAGATCTCATGGTCGGCAGCAGGCAGTTCAGAGGACAGCACTATGCCTACGTAGGCCCCCGGTACCTCAGCCATCGTGTCAGGAAACATGAAGATCCCGGAGTTTGCCAGCAGCACCGGAGTGTCTGTCGTCAGCGGGTACATCCGGTCACACACCTGACAAATGACACAAAAAGTATAAACatgttacaaataaatattcCGTAGAAATGTTATCACCAGAACAGCTATGATTTTCTCCTTTAGATTAAATCTTGTGATGTATAAATATTTGTAGAATTAACCTTTGAATTATGAAAGTTTACAGAATTTTTGCAGGGTCATCCAATGAGGTTTTCtcttattttcaaagttttttttactgtaatgaCCAAAATAAATGTCCCAAAAAAAGCACATATTGTGATTTGgtaaatctttttcaaatgcaaacaaacagaCTTGTGGCGAATTGTACTGCTGGTATGCTGCCTGACAGAGTGACCCCTGTGAGGACACAGGGAGGCAGAACAACAGAAGCACAGAGTCATCTGTTAATGGGACCATTGTCTTGTTGGGAAACAAAGCAACACCAGAATACATGACAGATGCCTACAAGCTTGGACTGGTGGAAAACCATCATGAGTTGGAATACAAAACAAAGCCAATGATAATGCATGCTTTGTATtgcagttttacattttatgtgtggataaaacaaaattaggtgcagctggacttttattttgaaaaaaaaattgataccGAAATTAGACCGATTAGACTGTTTTTATAATattatggcaaaaaataaatgagttgaaaagtaattatttatgttttcttacataaagtgtaactaaaaatattttccatttcaaaataaatgtccatGAAAGGATGATTCTCATTAAATCAGCTTTGGTTAAGTAACTCTTCTGTaaaattcagttaaaaacaaacaaacaaaaaaaaaaacaatagatcaTTTGTGAACTTTTAGACTGGAATTCAATCGAAGCACCAACAATGAGTCAGCTGTGAAAACCTTAAACCATGATGTCAGTGGGTTTTGTGAGTGTACACACCTGTGTGGAGTTAAGACACGCACTTGTAAaagaatgttctaataaaagatcaaaaatgtgCTTCCAAATACTCACATGTAGAAAGGAGGACGGCTTTCCAGAAGCCGAGTCTTTGTGTTGACTTTCAAAGGTGATGATGCGAAGGTAACCGGGGCACAACAGAGAGCTGACCTCCCCGCTGGGatccacaaaaaaaagctgcaccCCGGATGAAATGCACAGCAGCTCGTGTTCATCTCCAGCTGCTGGTGCTCCTTTTCCATTCTGGTTGACAGACTGGACGGGTCCAGCGGGACCATAACCCAGGCTGCAGTGGCCGTCTGTGGGCTTTGGGGTGTATGCAGGAGGCTGGTCCGCGGGGTCATCCATGGATTCAGTTCTCACAGCTGCTGCGGGGAGTGTGCCCGTCTGTTCAGTAGCAGGAGAAAGAGGCGTTGTGAGGGGGGCTGGGGTTGTGCTCTGAGTGGTAGCAGGTATAGACGGGTACAGATGGTGGACAGAGCTCTGAGAGGGCCAACTGGTGGCTGCCAGGTCAGGATAGACGTTCATCTGTGAGCTCCTCTGGTCTTCTGATGTTGATCGGGAGTTTTCCAGAGCAGAAAGGTGGTCCTTCACAATCCTCAAAGTGTCCCTCATTTTGTGCTGAAGCTCTCTGGCTGTGTCCCATGCCGCTCCCAGGTGGCTCTCCCCACCAGTAGGAATCTCCAGTCCCTGAATTAGATGCAAGTGGCCCTTCCTGAAGTAATCCAAGGCCTCTGGTCTTTGGTTGGAGTCTTCGGCAGCCAGACCGCAACTGAGCGCTTGTAAGGCCAACTCATACTGGCCCCTGATGAGGAGAAGCTCAGCAGGTTCTGCCATACTGAAGAGAAAAAGGTTTGGAGAcaagaaatcaagaaaaaacacttaaatagtTTCCACAAAAAGGGTCACTGACAGATTCAAAAtcaaaagagttaaaaagaTAACTAGTAATTTGATTAAACGATGATTTTATCTTTTCCTAGAAAGCACACATAGAAATctttcaattaaacaaaaatgttaagttAATCAGCACactattcatttaaaataacaaaatgagaaaatgagAAGAGCTCACCTATTTAGAAGAGActaaaagttattgtttttttcaaagtagaCCACAAAAGTCAGTACAGTGTTAACTCTATGAAGTCAGGCAGCATAACTGAAGCCGCTGTGACAAACTTCCTGGTTATGTCATTGGTCTTTGAAGCACCAGGTCTATGTATGAAAAACTAAGAACATATCAGGTTTTTCTTGTACTTCTAGATCCTTCTGGATGCTGCCTGACGTCTTAACCAATTGCAGTtttaataagtaaataaaaaaatttagttgcaagtttttttttttaatgtattttggctaaattgataaaaatatttactttaataaagAAAGATATGTTTGTATTCCTGATCTCAGTAGTATAATTCTTACATAAGACGATAAtttataaagtattaaaaatatataaacaaatgctaagtttttaaagtttacttaTCCATCTTTTAAAGcctttactttctttaaaaaaattttttgtactttttcgtGTTGAACTAAACACCTGTTCCGGGAATTGACGAACACTTCCGAATCAGAGGACCGTGGATTTGAATGTTACGTCAGAAAAGGAAGTTGCTTCCGCtttgaaaactttcaaaataaaataacgttCCTTGAAAGCAGAATCTCCAGTGCATTAGTCTTGCAAACgcgattttttttctaatgtgaACTTTTGGCTACcctgaaacatttatttgtccATTATTGTAGGAAAATTTGTttattacacaatttatgcaaaTTGTTTCTTTAAGCTTTAGTGACAATAGTCATAGTAAACAACCAAATGACAAAATCATATAGACTACAAGTActgtatgtaaaataaatatttttcaagtgtttgatcatatttttaaattgatagtAAATTATTTATGTACAGTGTGTGTGAATttgctaaataaatgaaacaaagaaaatagtttcctgttttatttgtttctcattttcaaatcttttttcacCTTTCTTTTCTTACTGGGTTTTATCTTATTATTGTTTATCctttacctttatttatctCTAGTCTCCATctcctttgtgttttttcattgtatatatttattccatttttatttcctttcttttattttgcaaatttttttaTCAACTCATTTTTCTTCctacacattttccttcatccTACAACTGcttaatttgttttgatttttttcatcttccttTTGCctcttctttgtttctttctgcacaagttgtttttacattttgcaccTTACCCTCTTTATTTCCACAAGTTGTTCTTCTTTCACATTCCATTCTCATCAGTTTgaacattctgtttttgtttttttagttttctgtacTTCATTATGTTCATGGTGTTTCTGcaattccttattttttttcctgtacaTGCAACTTTTTCCGGAGGTTCTGCCTTTTCCTGTCATCCACCACCTTGATCCCTTCAGTCTGAACACTTTGACCCTCTTCACCCTCATTTTGTATATGTTGGTCCTCCTTTTGCACGTCCTTTTCTTCTGGAAGAATGTTGTTTCTCTTTCTGATTCCTTTTCCATTCACAAGTGCACGATGGTCCTCTGTCTGCACATCCATCTCTCGTTTTATTTGTGCTGTTAAGTTTCTTGTTAGATTTAATGACAATACAAAGGTATGTCCAATTTGATTACATTGTGtgttattaaaacattttcagtgattGAATAAAAGTTTCTGTAGCTTCACTATATTTTAAgcgtaatttttattttataaagaataTTAGAGAAAATTAATCACGTGTTTAAGACCTTCAGCCCTGCAGATcagtcaaatcaaacatttgcatctttttgtttgtaataaTAAACATATAGAACTGCCTCAGCACCTATTGCAGGGCAACACTCATCTCAGGTTATCACCAATAAACCTAGAAAGACGGACAACAGAAACTTCAGCTGCAAAAATCAACTTACAAACTTCCAAAGCGTGCAGaagaaaagacaagaaataTGCAAACTTGCTGTACTTGTTGTTACTTACACTCTCTGGCATCTCTTGCTTCAGTCCTTGAACTGAATTGTTTCAACCAGAActtaagttaaataaatcaaGATGTAATTTCAATTCTCTGAAAAgatgttgttcttttttctgtagttttatctttaaattgtcTAACTTCCAGAAGCTTTAAAACTGGTTAATCCAAGTTTAGCTTCAGCTGGTTTTGAATTTTCCTCCTCGTGTTTTGGAACaaccatatttttatttctattttttacgattattgcttgtccttttttaaagattttgtttaataagtttaatggaataaaaaaacatatacaacAGGGTAAAAGGTCAGGTTCAAATCTCTGTACAAACCATGACAGAAAACC includes these proteins:
- the LOC112143049 gene encoding spartin isoform X1; this translates as MAEPAELLLIRGQYELALQALSCGLAAEDSNQRPEALDYFRKGHLHLIQGLEIPTGGESHLGAAWDTARELQHKMRDTLRIVKDHLSALENSRSTSEDQRSSQMNVYPDLAATSWPSQSSVHHLYPSIPATTQSTTPAPLTTPLSPATEQTGTLPAAAVRTESMDDPADQPPAYTPKPTDGHCSLGYGPAGPVQSVNQNGKGAPAAGDEHELLCISSGVQLFFVDPSGEVSSLLCPGYLRIITFESQHKDSASGKPSSFLHVCDRMYPLTTDTPVLLANSGIFMFPDTMAEVPGAYVGIVLSSELPAADHEIFQDLLSQLADLKVQDPEETGVDIINLSTKVPIDPLSKQTRLTVSADEEEKLQLPGWSEKMAQGILSGASRLSQSLTKGAEATGSLIHKGAAKIRDRITPEETPSEVSPQVAKRLQAAKQATGGAVRVSQFLVNGLSNLAEHVADKVSPHVKKHGSKLVPESLKKSQDGRASNWDGTKFVAASGLHGFSTVWTSLENGAKKVCKGVATETVTTVKYKYGHNTGHATDTALQSVANIGMTAYNIDNLGLKAFLSSVSEKSANTVLNVKDIQPVETEEKGMLKAELRGQKEMERREQCAKGKDMEKQTSQTEPDPKNLQSKNKEEKK
- the LOC112143049 gene encoding spartin isoform X2, with the translated sequence MAEPAELLLIRGQYELALQALSCGLAAEDSNQRPEALDYFRKGHLHLIQGLEIPTGGESHLGAAWDTARELQHKMRDTLRIVKDHLSALENSRSTSEDQRSSQMNVYPDLAATSWPSQSSVHHLYPSIPATTQSTTPAPLTTPLSPATEQTGTLPAAAVRTESMDDPADQPPAYTPKPTDGHCSLGYGPAGPVQSVNQNGKGAPAAGDEHELLCISSGVQLFFVDPSGEVSSLLCPGYLRIITFESQHKDSASGKPSSFLHVCDRMYPLTTDTPVLLANSGIFMFPDTMAEVPGAYVGIVLSSELPAADHEIFQDLLSQLADLKVQDPEETGVDIINLSTKVPIDPLSKQTRLTVSADEEEKLQLPGWSEKMAQGILSGASRLSQSLTKGAEATGSLIHKGAAKIRDRITPEETPSEVSPQVAKRLQAAKQATGGAVRVSQFLVNGLSNLAEHVADKVSPHVKKHGSKLVPESLKKSQDGRASNWDGTKFVAASGLHGFSTVWTSLENGAKKVCKGVATETVTTVKYKFKGLQNLI